Proteins from a genomic interval of Bradyrhizobium sp. CCGB01:
- a CDS encoding ABC transporter substrate-binding protein: MRTVSKWILALGATAAMTAGAGPSWAQQTIRVGWTIPAEESKYWMMRRPAEFPNIGKAYNIEWTQFQGTAPMTQALAAGALDCATQAPLSLANGVVGGNLKAYIVAQHVFEKPGGFSVYWAVMDDSPIKTIADLKGKTVGISVIGGGTQGPFNLLLKQNGVDPAKDIKLVEVGFAVSEDALRQGRVDAVNMNQPFAARAEAKGGTRKLFSLSQAMPNIVHILEACRADFVDKNPEVVKAYVRDITLGMKKALANREETLKVVNEVLKAPIPVLETYLLKDNDFGRDPGAAPNFPAIQKMLDIYAETGMLPKLDAAQFKHPTIVAPLE, from the coding sequence ATGCGAACCGTTTCGAAGTGGATCCTGGCTTTGGGGGCGACCGCGGCTATGACCGCGGGTGCAGGCCCGTCATGGGCGCAGCAGACCATCCGCGTCGGCTGGACGATCCCGGCCGAGGAATCCAAGTACTGGATGATGCGCAGGCCGGCCGAGTTTCCCAATATCGGCAAGGCCTACAACATCGAATGGACCCAGTTTCAGGGCACCGCGCCGATGACGCAGGCATTGGCGGCCGGCGCTCTCGATTGCGCGACGCAAGCGCCGCTGTCGCTCGCGAACGGCGTGGTCGGCGGCAATCTCAAGGCCTACATCGTGGCGCAGCACGTCTTCGAGAAGCCCGGCGGTTTTTCGGTCTATTGGGCGGTGATGGATGACTCGCCGATCAAGACGATTGCGGATCTCAAGGGCAAGACGGTCGGCATTTCCGTGATCGGCGGCGGCACGCAAGGCCCGTTCAACCTGCTCCTGAAGCAGAACGGCGTCGATCCGGCAAAGGATATCAAGCTGGTCGAGGTTGGCTTTGCCGTCTCTGAAGATGCGTTGCGCCAGGGCCGCGTCGACGCGGTCAACATGAATCAGCCGTTTGCCGCGCGGGCGGAGGCAAAGGGCGGCACCCGCAAATTGTTCTCCCTGTCGCAGGCCATGCCGAACATCGTGCACATCCTGGAAGCGTGCCGTGCCGATTTCGTCGACAAGAACCCGGAGGTCGTCAAGGCCTATGTCCGCGATATCACGTTAGGCATGAAGAAGGCACTGGCGAACCGTGAAGAGACGCTAAAGGTCGTGAATGAAGTCCTCAAGGCGCCTATTCCGGTGCTCGAGACCTATCTGCTCAAAGACAACGATTTCGGTCGCGACCCCGGCGCAGCACCGAACTTCCCGGCGATCCAGAAGATGCTCGACATCTACGCGGAGACGGGGATGCTGCCGAAGCTGGATGCTGCGCAATTCAAGCATCCGACGATCGTCGCGCCGCTGGAATAG
- a CDS encoding acyl-CoA dehydrogenase family protein, which produces MAPGQEPSMDQPTGPEAGERAYAAMIAKARALAPRLRERAARTEELRQLPPETEQDMHDAGLFRMLQPKRIGGAELDYVALIDCADLLGQADASVAWNLANLASHHWMLGMFEQKAQDLVWGRNADALIASSFIFPAGRATRVEGGYRLHGSWPFSSGVASCEWNMLASVVYSDDEADGIEYRIFLLPKADYNVLDTWNVAGLRGTGSCDVEVKDAFVPDYMTVAVGDLAGGPTPGSRVNPNPSYTLPVFSLFPYVLSGVALGNAQACLDDYAEVARHRISTYNRAKLSDFQSTQIKIAEASAKVDAARLIMRSACINAMDDARRGHIPNMASKTRYRRDGAFSVNLCTEAVSMLFAASGARGLFTTGVLQRQFRDAHAINSHLAFNFDAAGTNYGRVALGLPSENLTL; this is translated from the coding sequence ATGGCGCCTGGTCAAGAGCCGAGCATGGACCAGCCCACTGGGCCGGAGGCCGGCGAACGTGCCTATGCAGCAATGATCGCGAAGGCCCGGGCGCTCGCGCCGCGGCTGCGAGAGCGCGCGGCGCGGACCGAGGAACTGCGACAGCTTCCGCCGGAAACCGAACAGGATATGCACGACGCGGGTCTGTTCCGTATGCTTCAACCAAAGCGCATCGGCGGCGCCGAACTTGACTATGTCGCGCTCATCGACTGCGCCGATCTGCTTGGGCAGGCGGACGCGTCGGTCGCCTGGAATCTTGCCAATCTGGCGAGCCATCACTGGATGCTCGGCATGTTCGAGCAGAAGGCGCAGGATCTGGTCTGGGGCCGTAATGCCGACGCACTGATTGCGTCTTCGTTCATTTTTCCGGCGGGGCGCGCCACGAGGGTGGAGGGCGGTTACAGGTTGCACGGGAGCTGGCCGTTTTCCTCGGGCGTTGCCTCCTGCGAATGGAACATGCTGGCAAGCGTGGTCTATTCTGACGACGAAGCAGACGGCATCGAGTACCGGATCTTTCTGCTGCCGAAAGCCGACTACAACGTGCTCGACACCTGGAATGTCGCGGGACTGCGCGGTACCGGCTCCTGCGACGTCGAAGTCAAGGATGCCTTTGTGCCCGACTACATGACGGTCGCCGTCGGCGATCTTGCCGGCGGCCCGACGCCTGGAAGCAGAGTCAATCCCAATCCGTCATATACACTACCTGTGTTTTCGCTGTTTCCCTACGTCCTGTCCGGCGTTGCGCTCGGAAATGCGCAAGCGTGCCTCGACGACTATGCGGAAGTCGCACGTCATCGCATATCGACCTACAACCGAGCCAAGCTCAGCGACTTTCAAAGCACCCAGATCAAGATCGCGGAGGCTTCGGCCAAGGTCGATGCCGCGCGCCTGATCATGCGTTCAGCCTGCATCAATGCCATGGACGACGCGCGGCGCGGTCATATTCCCAACATGGCCAGCAAGACCAGGTATCGGCGCGACGGGGCTTTCTCTGTCAATCTGTGCACCGAAGCTGTGTCGATGTTGTTCGCCGCGAGCGGCGCCCGCGGCTTGTTCACGACGGGCGTGCTGCAGCGGCAATTCCGCGATGCGCATGCGATCAACTCGCATCTGGCATTCAATTTCGATGCGGCCGGAACCAATTATGGGCGCGTGGCACTTGGCCTGCCGTCCGAGAATCTCACGCTGTGA
- a CDS encoding flavin reductase family protein, translating into MNDLPKQPAAPDPANELASDSSPIDPRDFRNALGTYGTGVTIITAMAPDGKPYGITCNSFASVSLNPPLVLWSLGIYSSSLTVFQNASHFAVHILGTSQQGLANKFAKSSEDKFAGIDWTPGLGDAPVLTENVANFQCRSVNRYYGGDHVIFLGAVEAYAYNTGEPLLFARGTYGRFLVDDERKKSP; encoded by the coding sequence ATGAATGATCTGCCGAAGCAGCCGGCCGCTCCCGATCCAGCCAATGAGCTCGCGAGCGACAGCTCGCCGATCGATCCCCGCGATTTTCGCAATGCGCTCGGTACATATGGGACGGGCGTAACGATCATCACCGCCATGGCTCCTGACGGAAAGCCCTATGGCATCACCTGCAATTCGTTTGCATCGGTCTCCCTGAACCCTCCTTTGGTCCTCTGGAGCCTCGGAATCTATTCCTCAAGCCTGACCGTGTTTCAGAACGCCAGCCATTTCGCCGTTCACATACTCGGGACTTCACAGCAGGGGCTTGCGAACAAGTTTGCAAAATCGTCCGAGGATAAGTTCGCCGGAATCGACTGGACACCGGGTCTCGGCGATGCGCCGGTGCTCACCGAGAATGTCGCCAACTTTCAATGCCGATCCGTCAATCGCTATTATGGCGGCGATCACGTGATCTTTCTCGGCGCGGTCGAGGCCTATGCCTACAATACCGGGGAGCCACTGCTGTTTGCGCGTGGGACGTATGGCCGGTTCCTGGTTGACGACGAACGCAAGAAGTCGCCTTAA
- a CDS encoding NAD(P)-dependent oxidoreductase: MADASKTNPQGVERLGYLGLGLMGTPMTRRLLKAGHQVAVWNRSQGKVAPLVAAGAKPAATPRDLLANADIVFMCVTDAAAVEGVIFGPEGLAAAPSAGKLVVDFSSIHPDATRDLAARLKDANGAGWIDAPVSGGTKGAEEGTLAIMAGGEAADIERARPYVLPMARRFTHMGPTGAGQTTKLCNQVIVGCAMAVLAEATRLAANAGIDAGRLPEALAGGFADSIPLQLFVPRMVQGIHSPPLGHIATMLKDLDTVADVAQATSTPVPMATLAGQIFRLAKAARGADADALEIYKLSATDRQADKRP, translated from the coding sequence ATGGCTGATGCGAGCAAGACAAACCCGCAAGGCGTTGAGCGGCTAGGTTATCTCGGCCTCGGGCTAATGGGAACGCCGATGACCCGGCGTCTTCTCAAGGCCGGTCATCAAGTCGCGGTCTGGAATCGTTCGCAGGGTAAGGTCGCCCCGCTCGTCGCAGCCGGCGCCAAGCCCGCAGCCACGCCTCGTGACCTTTTGGCAAACGCGGATATCGTGTTCATGTGCGTGACGGATGCCGCCGCCGTCGAAGGGGTGATCTTCGGGCCCGAGGGTCTTGCAGCGGCTCCCAGCGCAGGCAAGCTCGTCGTCGACTTCTCGTCGATCCATCCCGACGCCACGCGCGATCTTGCAGCGCGGCTGAAAGACGCGAATGGCGCGGGTTGGATTGATGCCCCGGTGTCCGGCGGCACCAAGGGCGCAGAAGAAGGCACGCTAGCGATCATGGCTGGTGGCGAAGCTGCTGACATCGAGCGGGCACGACCCTATGTGCTGCCTATGGCGCGCAGGTTCACGCACATGGGCCCTACCGGTGCTGGTCAAACCACAAAACTCTGCAACCAGGTGATCGTCGGATGCGCGATGGCCGTGCTTGCGGAAGCAACGCGCCTTGCCGCCAATGCAGGAATTGACGCAGGCCGGCTGCCCGAAGCGCTCGCCGGCGGCTTTGCGGATTCGATCCCGCTTCAGCTGTTCGTGCCGCGCATGGTCCAGGGCATCCACTCGCCGCCGCTCGGTCACATCGCGACAATGCTCAAGGATCTCGACACGGTCGCCGATGTCGCCCAGGCGACGTCAACGCCGGTGCCGATGGCGACCCTCGCGGGCCAGATATTCAGGCTGGCGAAGGCTGCACGCGGCGCGGACGCGGACGCTTTGGAAATCTACAAGCTCTCGGCCACAGACCGCCAAGCCGACAAGCGCCCCTGA